The Verrucomicrobiaceae bacterium DNA window CGCAGGGCAGTCCGCAGTGGCCTTAGCAAACTCGGTCACGCAGCAAGAGAGTGCCAAACTGCGTGCCGACCGGCAGGAGCTGCACAATGCACGCGACATCCAAAAAATCCTCCTCCCCGCTCGTGACCCCCAAGTGCCTGGCTACGTCATCGCTGGCAAAAATATCCCCGCACGGCAGCTCAGCGGTGATTACTTTGACTTTATCCCGCTGCCAGAGGGCCGCTTCGGGGCCGTCATCGCAGACGTATCTGGCAAAGGCATGCCGGGGGCACTGGTCACGGTCATGTGTCGTACGCTCCTACGTGCCGCAGCGCTGGCCAATGCCAGCCCCGCAGCCGCATTGGCCGGTGTGAATCGTGCCATCGCTCCAGATATGCATGAGGGCATGTTCATCACCATGACCTATCTGGTTTTGGCGAAAGACTCACCGCAGGTGCATCTCGCCCGTGCGGGGCACACTGCGGCGCTGCTCTGGCGGAGTGAGAGCGGAAAGATCGAGCTTATCGAGCCTGGTGGGCTGGGTGTCGGTATCGACACGGGCAGTGTTTTTGAGCGTGTGACGAAAGATACCTCCTTTGAGATGAAAAAGGGGGACTGTCTGCTGCTCTATACCGATGGCGTGAATGAGGCCATGAATGCTCAAGAAGACGAATTCGGCGAAGAACGCATCTATTCCTCCCTCACTCGCCTCGCGCCCTCCGGCCCGCGGGCCATTATCGATGGGCTCATCTCGGACCTGGATGGATTTTTATCTGGCAAGCGCTCGCATGACGACATCACCCTGATCGCCTTGCAGCGGACGGTTTGAGGGAAGAGCGGCGCTCGACTAGAGGCCGGATGCCGCGTTCCGGGATGACATCACCTTGATTGCGCGGCAAAGGGCGGCATAATCGCAGCCCCCTAAACCTGAAAGAGCCCATCCTATGACAGAAACCAGCCCCGAAGCCGCAGCAGCGCCCGAGCCTGAAATCGTCGAAAATGCCCCCACTCCCGAAAACATCGCAAATGCCGATACTCCCACAGAAAATGAGCAGCCAGCCGCTGAAGAGGCTGCCATGGACCCGATGGCCGCTATGAGCGCCGAGGTCGATAAGTGGAAAGACCTGGCCTACCGCTCACAGGCGGAGTTGGATAACTTCCGCAAGCGCAGTGCCCGTGAGGCACAGGAAACGCGTGCTTATGCGAACGCAGACCTGCTCCGTGGCATCTTGCCCATCATGGATAATTTTGAGATGGGCCTCGAGGCTGCCCGCGCTGAGTCTGAGAAGAGCATGATCTTCATGGGCATGAGCATGGTGCAGCGCCAGATCGCGGATTT harbors:
- a CDS encoding SpoIIE family protein phosphatase, which gives rise to MTTLLLILIALLLAVAVYLLAKIVRGQKGALTALRNGENATAEEKQRLFRFLRELGEAICREDQQQAMHRLIVEGAMRVTQSTGGAIYLLDAPTRRLVPKFFSEHCAAPVELPQRVLDQPASQLSFLRMHATAQDEGAMGRVFTQQKSELIRDLGHGSAATALISPLSFGGRKLGVLILTAPIAERAYSTEDRDIFTTIAGQSAVALANSVTQQESAKLRADRQELHNARDIQKILLPARDPQVPGYVIAGKNIPARQLSGDYFDFIPLPEGRFGAVIADVSGKGMPGALVTVMCRTLLRAAALANASPAAALAGVNRAIAPDMHEGMFITMTYLVLAKDSPQVHLARAGHTAALLWRSESGKIELIEPGGLGVGIDTGSVFERVTKDTSFEMKKGDCLLLYTDGVNEAMNAQEDEFGEERIYSSLTRLAPSGPRAIIDGLISDLDGFLSGKRSHDDITLIALQRTV
- the grpE gene encoding nucleotide exchange factor GrpE, with the protein product MTETSPEAAAAPEPEIVENAPTPENIANADTPTENEQPAAEEAAMDPMAAMSAEVDKWKDLAYRSQAELDNFRKRSAREAQETRAYANADLLRGILPIMDNFEMGLEAARAESEKSMIFMGMSMVQRQIADFLRDVGVTEVEALGKAFDPNLHDAVSQEASADVAEGTVLRVTRRGFKLKDRLLRPTSVIVSSGPAA